From Branchiostoma lanceolatum isolate klBraLanc5 chromosome 16, klBraLanc5.hap2, whole genome shotgun sequence:
GGCGACGACAGTTGGGCTGGCCTGGGAAAATAATTAAggaatcacacacacacagtaagcGTAACTTTTAAAAGAGTTTCGACTTTCTGATTGTATTATGCCTTGAAAATGTTAGGTAACCTTCTTGCCtctgaatcaaggttgaactgtaagtgccaacacaacaaatttgACTCATATATTGCAGGAAGCCTATggtgccccccgtctctgttgaggggtgcttgtaaagcccggatgtagatggcctctttaattcctcttgcaaaaaagGCTGATTCTTTGTCTAAGATTCTAACATTGTCCAGTGAGACCGAGTGCCCAAGTGAaagggaaagggatctcgaaccagttaagctcaaatgaactcaatgaacacactgcacgaaatggccacgtatcctgacggatccgacgtatccggaatcgggcctcatggcgtttccgagcgaatccggaaaaatcccagttcactgctcggatactgaagtgcccgcagatccgatcaattccgacgccgtattcttctggattcgtgatgcgcctcggatacccgaagatatttgcgcggatccctcgtttttttatatttggaatgttcggattgtttgtatgtcggtagttgcttcggatcctgacgaataaatacacacggcacggcatgatctcatttcctgacgaatccagcagatccggaattgcgcatcatagcagatacggaacgtttccgattggatccgatacacctcagatcagacaattccggcgccgtatacgtctggatccttcatacgtttcgggtacagatacggaacgtttccgagcaaattcagacaattaccaggtacacctcagacccgcaattccgacgccgtatacgtctggatccgtgatgcgcgtcggatacctgaggatatttgcgcggatccttcgtttctagatatttgtcaatatggcagagatgttcggattgtttgtcggtagttgcttcggatcctgaccaacaaatacacactgcacggcacgcggcatgatctcagatcctgacgaatccaacagatccggaattgcgcatcatagcaaatacggaacgtttccgattggatccgatgcacctcagatccgacaattcccgcgccgtatacgtctggatccttcatatgtttcgggtacagatacggaacgtttccgagcaaataccaggaacacctcagatccagcaattctgatgccgtatacgtctggatacgtttcgggtacagatacaatatctactcggatctttcatttttttatgtatttgccaatatgttagaagttcagatttgccgatatgttagaagtcatgagctgtctcggatcctgacgtgtacggaacacggattcgtgtcggatatccaaattacccacaagacacttctgggcgcgacaaacgttaacggttttctttcggttaacagcacagacaagaacggcgtttcatcaccttctgtgcttaacatggcatcgccagagtctaccatggtcgaccagtgatttttgagtgacttgagagtcgaagggaattcggtgtaaactcaaacgcacggaattgcgacgttgtcttcttcgtgcatgcaatattcgtcgcccccctccccccttgtaaacgctggtagggagttgattcatcattttgagggactgccctttggtaagtacaaattgaaaaattcccgtttctaactagttttgacgtcagttatcctcctattgtggcttgacatatcatcgcattcgcatgaccataagaattctccagccgacctgcccttttactgcgttaggatctaggaaatttagaatttcaatttgttcattcttgccaatggtcagcagacatgtgtgtctggttaacgtttcagatacaaaatagcaagcagtggagggaaagataattaaagatatggaagggaagaaaatgtcataagtatttgtcccacaaagatcccacagtttgtggatagtgaactagaacttataaggaggcagtagtgtgcctcagtgattatttcattcagttatagctgtgcatgtttgatcaatatcatattcaagttatagatgtaagttttacgtagtcaattcaacgatgcccagattcatttttttacacatgcgagtatgtgatatgtttaatatttgtcattgtttccatttatatatatatatccagtacagcattggcagatacttccttcacaaatgcagcacatattgtgaggaccttggttgggaacaaagcaatcaactgtcagatgctcagctgctgagtacctcaggctcctttggtaagtccatcatcggtacacttcaatgttagctgagagaggcatgatggatatccattgtcccgtgttttttgtagctgctgtgatgaaacgaagcccatgtcaaaatcatgtgacatgttccttaaatacgtgaattgatatttattcatcatttggttttatcatataggaactggttcatcacaagatggactccaagctgagtccaacatgcagatacagaagaaatcagccttgcctgtcccttaccaagaatgcatggaagaagtgaactcagatgtagtcatagaatggggagaggacgattatacacatgcagttccacggcatatgctacttacgtttaaaatgtggcgtgtcatcatgggagttcttcagacagtataatgttactttctattttcaacctctgtatttgaaataattgtatctgatggcttttagactaagagctggccacaaataaggcttttattactttagtggaatatttagaacatgtagataattttggtccaagggcactatacagtagtaaatattaccacaatgttgtgatggtgttacttgtaatacatttcataattttttagaacattgtgcttgcacaaccccaatttaccgacattaacctgcatatgcagtggtgctttgagtatgtggatgtccctcagcctgtctcaaatgaaatggatcatttagccatatagtacttccgtattgtattgtatttgatagtttttgaacttagaaatacattatgttgagatatgaaatgatacatatgttacatacaggctttcccaaacttcctgtcattcaaaatgatgttttgggtatagttaaattaggaatgcaagcacATAGTCGGAttcgttacggattcgttgttgggtccacctgtatccgtcagtattcaccattttcttcaaaatacagaaaaatccctgtacgcatccgtcaggatctgtgtcatttccgtacagtgtacggctccgtattcgtcgaaaatcccttactttcggattcttcaggaaatattccatataccggtgcggaaatagtcggatacgttacacgaatccgcatgtatccgtcagtatccgccaaaaatacagaaaaattcctgttcgtatccgtcaggatcggtggcatttccgtacagtgtacggctccgtattcgtcgaaaatcccttactttcggattcttcaggaaatattccatataccggtgcggaaatagtcggatacgttacacgaatccgcatgtatccgtcagtatccgccaaaaatacaaaaaaattcctgttcgtatccgtcaggatcggtggcatttccgtacagtgtacggctccgtattcgtcgaaaatcccttactttcggattcttcaggaaatattccatataccggtgcggaaatagtcggataccttacacgaatccgcatgtatccgtcagtatccgtcagtatccgacaaaaatacagaaaaatcccggtacgtatacgccgggaaacgaggccatttcgtgcagtgacagatgagctactcttccactggtcgtgacagagaagacagacgctatgtacagtatttacaggttcatagTACCGGGGAAAtacccctagctcttttcgacaagcacaatgaacagtggaccacggcttaacgtcccgtcctaaggactgcgatctttaacggtagcgtgcatgtcggctgagcgacacagccgggatcgaacccggggcttctagttccagaggcaagatcgctaaccactggactacgcacgctacctatatgtatgtacaagtGACTCTATATGTATGGGTTGTGACACTTCAGAGGTTGCTGAACTTGGGCGTTTGCGTCaaagactttctgcaacttatgatccactgctcaccgagtcgcgtgtcctatctgcataacgtgacgtcacagaagcagtggattgctcattctttgacaaagaccgtagctgatcagtcggaaatgtgggtaagtccaatttgttgtgttggcaattgcagttcaacattgattcagaatgacttctacgaACACAGATGTACTTTCAAGTAGCGTCGTGTgacgtaatggatagaacatcgactgtcaaacaaggggacccgagttcgaacccgggctgACCCCAGATATGCCTGGATATGCCACACCCCGCGCGCGtaaaagagcccaccacacatttaaaaaaacagtaGGGGCATGtcccggtgtgagatggtccaaaacctatagacctatgaccacacatgggttcgctcttccttagtaatagcctccggctagttgggcaaccctggcatgtacatgctgaacgaATAAAtattaaatagatagatagatggatggatggatggatggatggatggatggatggatggatggatggatggatggatggatagatagatagatagatagatagatagatagatagatagatagatgaaaCTTTGAAGTGAACCTTTTTACCTGTTGGGCACGAAGGAGTAGTACTCGTACTGCGGGAAGTTGACGGCAGAGTGCTGCGCGCTCGAGTTGAAGATGATGTTGGTCAGGCAGTCGATGAGCAGCTTCTTGGTTGGAATGTTGCTCGGAAATCCGTGTAGCTGTCCGGGACCTTCGGTCATCTTGCAAAACTCCTGAAGGGCTACAAATAGTGGAGGATTTAACACTTGACGCAAGTAATCATAATTGAGAACGTTACACGATTGCTATTAATTTTGGACAATTGTCCTATATACATTAAAACACACTGCAAAACGAACAAAATCatgttattcatattcatattcagaATTGAAATGTTGGCTAGCGAACCTTTGTCAGCTTGCACAGCTCGGTCATCAGCGTAGGCATGGTTGACCATCCCGGTCACGTACGTCTTGTAGACGTTCCACAGCTTGAAGCCGTCATCACGGAAGAAGTAGTCTTCCAGGCCATCACTCCTCGCCTCATCAAAACCACGGCGTTTCAGCTCTTCGGGGAAACTTAGAAAATACAAATGGTAGAATACATCTTATCAAAAGATCTTCGCTCGAAAACGAAACGATACGAAAGGAAATTTACTATGTCAATGGTATTCATCAATGTTCAAAATAGTTGATATATGCAATGCCTGTTTAAGGCCGGTACTGTGCTATCCAAAAATGTCGCCACACAAGATCGTCGCAATGGGATATACCAAATGCGCTTCAGAGCGGCTTTGGACGGGGAGCGGTTTTAGGATGCAACAGGTACCCATCCTGTTCTAGCTTCAGTGTGCTCTTCCGATCGCTTCCCTTGCCGAATATTCTGCGGAGAAGCTATCAGAGGAGTGAAACGGAGCTAGAACAGGATGGATACCATGATATGAAACTCAGTAGATAATAGCAAAACTTACGCCATGTCCATGAAGTTGTATTTGCGCCACTCATTGAGGAACATGACGAGCCCTCCCACGGTGGAAGTAGCGAACATCGGGTCGGTGATGGGGAAGATCCTGGAGACGAGGGAGTGGCGGGCCAGGTAGTTGATGCCGACGGTGTCCTTGAAGTGCGGCAGCAGCAGGCGGTGGATGGGGTGGTCCGGTGGGAGGTGGGTGTGCATGGCGACCACTATCGGCTCCATGCCGAGATGAGTGTAGCCCAGATGGTACAGGAACTGGTGCAGGTTGTTGTCCGCAGATTGGACGTGCATCTTGGCGAACATGTACTTGTTGGGGTGAGTCTTAGCGCTCTCAGGGGAGTACACTTCGTTCTTACCTATagcaacaagattggcaatggaaaAAAGTCactgccatggcgacgattgtTTCTCGAAATTCTCGAAACTTGCACACAATACTACACCATTTCAGGCGACATACCGCATACCGCTGGACAAATGCCtgtgcaatttctagaattcttacaatctgcacacaatactatatcatttggctagcccctgaggcgtcgccaaaaataaatGGTTGAGACAATCCGTAAATTACAACAACCCATATTATAAGAATTATTCAAAGGGTAAACTTACTCACGAGATGCAAAGTATTCGAGTTCTCTTCTTATGCCTTACCCTTGTCCCTGGTCAACTGGATGCCGAGCATGTTCAGACGAGACTTCCCACCAGCCAACTCTTCCCTGTACATCAGCACGATCGGCGCGTAGAAGAATTTACCCGGAGTAGCGGGAACGCCGAGCATGGGAGCGTAGTCCACGATGAAGAGCCTGTTCTCTTCCATGAGCTGAAGCGTGGTCTTACCTTGCCCTTTCAAGCCGAGCATTTCAGCTGGAATTTTGCTCTGGTCCTTACACAAAGCCACCACCATAGGGTTGATGCCTGAGGTTGAACAAGACAAAAAATTAATGCTGTGGGTTTTCTTTGAATACTTTGTATATAAAAGAACCACTACTTTCTTAAAATGTGCCATATCATGTCAATCATGTATATAACCATTGTCTTGATAAGAGAATTCTGAGTCTGCCTTAAATCGCAGATCGTTTGCGTATATATAGTCTGCAGTCTGCCAAAACAAATGATTTCCCCTTATAACACCATATTCTGTGCTGATTACAGCTTCGAAAACAGCGAAGACATagaaatgtttattttcattgcaaTTCCTTATGCATCCTGGTGGCAAGAAATATTGCAAACGAACCTTGGAGATACTGGCGGCAGAACTCCTCGTCTTTCTGCCATTCTTCAATCAGCCTCTCGTTAGCAGGAAGGTAGCCGCTGAAGTTGGCCTTCCACGGGTCCCAGATACCCTTGACTTGGGCCAGGCGAACAAAGATCTGAGCCTGTGTTAAAAGGGAAACAGAAAgttactagaaaggcaacatttgcgaggtTGTGttggcaacaccatatatggtcatatgaggaaaatacccaaatgttctccccaaaaaccctgcaaaatcgtattttgaagtgatgtatgccaaaagtgcgaatgggattctttgaatatttgttcaatgtacccccacagcgaatttcaggtcatttggatgtatttccagagcacaggaggccaaaatgtacgtttttggtcagaaaaacctcaataaaatcactttcaaggtcaatatcgaaaaaaaaaaaaaaaaaaaaacagccgggggtatttgcctacactacctttgtaccaaatttcaggtcatttggtcaaaaaatgacagagatgaactgatttgaagatttgacaggaggaggaggaggagaagaaacctgaataaaaacaatatgttgagccatactaggtatggctagaCATAAATATAGTGTACACATTTCAGTTTGTGCTATCGTGGTTCAGTCAATTCCTATAAGGCGTTTGCTATATGCAAAAGCCAAGTGATTTGAATATCCCATTAAGGATATTTCCACACACATCATCGAAGctttaacaaaaagataactagTTGCTCAAAAACACGAAAGATTTTTTCTTGTCCATGTTAAGCCccgctctcactggacccgtggcacgctggcggcgtcatcGCGTTCttaactgaatttgtgttacccttgactttaaatgagaatgtcattcaaaatgcaCAAGTacgaccaaaaagacaacaaaacacacaaaacttaaaaatattcgttttttgtcgatgacattcgttgagtgcttagtcaattcgattggccgcagcgacgccgccagcgtgccgcgggtccagtgagagggaggctttaagggcagactaaacttaatttcgtaaagcatactgcagtatgttaaatataccaccagttctgacttcttttacatgagtccatcatagattagcgtttttacaatatttgaaatttgcggtgtggtgatgtaatactggcgatgtctaaagacctttgacctttgtgacgtaaGATTCCGAGTCGGtcacacctgcaccataggaattgcttcagacgccattcctccaactcggaatctgacgtcacaaaggtcaaagggctttggacatcgccagtattacatcaccacaccgcgaatttcaaatgttgtacaaacgcttatctatgatggactagtgtaaacaagtcagaactggtctaaGTGGTATCTTTAagatactgcagtatgctttacgaaattaagtttagtctgcctttaaagCAGCAAGAAGACGAACCTGGGATCCGATGAACTCCATGAGGCGCTGCATGATCCGACCGGTCTTGTGGGGAGTGAACATCTCGGGCGTCGGCATGGGAACACAGGCGGCAGGCATCTCCTCTAGGGCAACGTCGGGGTGGGTCCGGAGACGTGTCATGTAGCTGAGCTCGTACTTCTGGCCTGTAAAACACCAAAATCCGTTGATCTGACATATCATCTGAGCTTGCTGCTTTTTGTGTCATCGATGATGTTTTGCATCAATGAATTTAAAACAGAGAAACTTTTTGGAAAGTTTGACATTTCAGATACCTTTTTCATTCTGTTTCTGTTGGACACACGTGAGTCTTAAATGTCATGGTTGTTGTATCATTAATGTCAACAGGTATAGTAGGATCTAAGTAATAGCTTTTTAAGCTTATGAAGATATGTACTGTTTATCATATTGTATAAGAGAATGTTATCTtataatgtaccagtggatgccatactttttaCCCTGTACAATTGTAGTGCAAtgaagttattattatcattattatcatcatcattattatcatcattattatcataattattattatcatcatcatcatcatcatcatcatcatcatcatcatcatcatcatcatcatcatcatcatcatcatcatcatcatcatcatcatcatcatcatcatcatcatcatcatcatcatctaataACTTCTGAACTGTACCTGGTCCAAGGAACGATGTGATGAGGTTAATGAACTCGTTCCTGATGGTGTCCAGCTCGCTCTGAGCGACGGGTGCAAGGAACGGGATGGCGAGGGACGTGATGAGCTTCTCTCCCTCCGGCTCCTTTGGTTTGTCGTGCATCTTCAGGTACAGCCTTACGTTCAGCGTCCCTCCTCCCTGCACGTCCAGAAccatcttcttctccttccCAGACGTCAGCTCGTCCAGGTTGACGTTAGCTGTGCCAATGATGTCGTCCTGTCCAACCGTATCCCGGTCCCTGTAAATAAaacattaaggtctcattcctgtattactccgagcgagtaccctaaaagagtccgttgcccaaaaaatgaatggctgcatgaacgtgtgtttatatcgatgggaaattctcttttagccagcccgactgatctcaagcgtcaaactgatgaaagcttgtttgtaacggaagaaattaacaggtaaagttcggcagccgcgcgcgaggtcggacgtccacagccggacattagattcggtcgatcactttcagctggaaagtgtctatttagggggtctagctaagtcccggatgtaattgccataaaaaggtatagtatgccaactggtagttggcaatttgtgcaaatgatctagggtagatgagctcaacagagaatgaatgacattggtgcatttcctatagcttcattacgaacacgCCCATGTCAAACACGTTtcataacatgtaagcctattagtccatgggccaggtccctaaaaatagccatttggtaccaaatagagggacaaagggtgactaacttttttgaaaaggttgattcctctactttatcattatgcatgataacaatgtcaaatgtccagctttttaggaattatcacgtgatatggtgacgtcatcaaaatggacctcgacttttgggacttaattcagaggactgggacaaaatatcaaacatcaataattttCGGtgtatggggcgaaaaaaactcatgaatgagaccataagaATACACATTTTCATTATTGCCGGGCTCAAGTTTTGTGGGTTGCATTGAATGGTGTTACGTAAACGCCTTTAATCATACATACACTTTGGTGAGGCAAGACGTTTCTAGACATACAACTTAAATGGTTTAAGGAATTATGACCTAAGTAATATAACATACATATAGATTAAATGAAGTATGGGTATGTGTAAAGGGAAACCAAATCATACAACGAAAAGAATCGGATTCTCAAGTTGCTTTTAGTAACCGTTACCATGCGCAAAAGAATTGTATCTTATAAATATCTtatagctgacgttaaacctttctttgatattcagactatccatggtgattcgagttTTGAAACTCTAACTAGTTTTAGGAAAGTTTGATACAAGCTAGCGACCCCCGGAAGGgtggttaatttttgcacggcaaaacataacaGTCATGCGCTTATTATGTGAACGCCAAgtgccgcgcatgtcgttgaaattcacagatcaaaattgttttcttccatcgcgtcaagcaagcggcgggtcaaacataatgactttactatcatttgtctatagaccactttggatagttactgtgcatttttttatggtctacatgtatgttcttcaagcatagcgccagaggggaaaagactgaggtggacgataatgggttacgctagcacaattttacatcatatacatcagtataaatacatgctcgcacggcgttagacaggcggagaaaaacttacagaccatgcattttctttttagaagagctgatacttctgcccatgggtttaacatttggctctgtccgcgaggttttaagataaaaacgttttgaataaattggacgttagCTGGGaaaaacgttttgaataaattggacgttaactggtcaccttACGTTACCAGTAGGTATTTTacaaacaaatggggcagttttttttaccaaagGATTCAAAACAGTATCACTCAGTCGAGCAATTTGCCTTAAGCACAAATGTAAGAAGTCGGGCTTACACGATAGTGAAGATGACGTTTCTGGTCCGTGATGTCACAGACAGCTGGAACCGCTCGTCCCAGATGGGATTCTGGGTACCGCGACACACCTTGGTGGTCACAGGCTTCCCATCATTCACAGCGACCACAACGTACGGGTCAGCATCAACTGAGTAAGGTAGGAAATTAATCAATTGATACAGTTATTGAATGACAAAAATACGTGATTTTCATAACCTATAACTAATCTATCAGTAGCTGTGCCGTTCTTAAACATATTAAGTGAATTGTAATTTCAATTAGCTTCACCTAAGTTAGTACAGTTCTTTATAGAGCTAGAGTATTacgtggcgtcggtgtggcgtaatgaCGAGAGCATAGGGCTGTCAAGCAgcgtggcccgagttcgattccggcttgCCCCcaggcatgtctggacatgcacccgacgttgtgcccttgggaaaggcacttaacacaaatttcctcacttcactcaggtgtaaatgagtacctagctttgtctagggacgtccctcggataggaagtGTGGAGgtttccgtgtttgaggagagccacaccttgagcacgtaaaagaacccaccacatctttcgaaaaagagtagggacaTGCCCCGATGTGGCTGGCTCAAAACGGTCCGGTCtaaaatggggtagggaatttccctaTCAGTCTtcgtcattgtcattgttttgagtattgatgtttctggcctagggtgaagagatgctgcttcagtaagAACTAGTTCAGTGCTTCGATGAGTGGCaacctacggccttgcactgagcgagttcgttaaaaaaagtaTATCACTGTGCCAACTTTGAAAATTCCCTGACGTAACGTTGAGTACTTACACCAGCCGTCAGTCCGTGCCAGATCAGCGGCACTCCCAACAACGACCTCTAGCGACCCGACCTCGGAGTGGAAGAGCTGCTGGAGTCCGTTGATGCACGCCATGTAGGCTCCCTTCTGGTTGCTTTGGATACTTGACACGGCAAACGACACGCTGACGTCAAACGTGCACTCGAACTTCACCTCAGTCTGCTTCTCATCAACTGAAACAAAGATCGACTCTCAGCATTGTCGTGTAAACATAACGTCACAAAGGTTATGAACTACGTCTTCCCATCCAGTGTAGCATGAAGAAACGTTCTATTCAATATGTCTCCTAGTTTTGATGCATTCTGTTTATTTATCAATATTGACAAATATAAACGACTATGTTGATGGTACTTTTCTGCGACATACTCGATAGGATGAGTTATTAATCTGAAACTGACCAGTAGGTATTGAAGCTACTCGATGTATACGTAGTGCACCATTTTCCGCGCACTAAATCTTCCGTGATTCTAGATACAAAAGAAACATAGAAAACAAGTACTTTGTATGGGCATGTTGTATAAGCAGAGTTTTCTGTACTTACCCGCAGTCATGGTAACGGTTGTGTATACGTTGCTCATTTCAACCGGTGGCGGTGGAACCATAGACAGGAGACTGTAGATCTGTAGATACGCAATTTTTTTGCTAATTTAATTCTATAAGAttccatgtacattttacaaagccACAAAAGAGGTTCTTGTAAGAGGGG
This genomic window contains:
- the LOC136421379 gene encoding uncharacterized protein, with the protein product MAATLKQVVDDCKVPGEFLSDGADVFLTHTEDMPVSAEAYWSAFRDFVELQLHMEGHENVRVLKGFGEVGTVVSFYYDPTDLAEGQRELKLVEKDDSTRTWRVQEAAPNELYKSYEMTIKVEGTEAAKVTISVRFVSAIKDRTQRRQDIAYHMVHLLGARIRDILNFIVREKMGGKHRFDLDIRCSREKMWGIVGNFNDVTWIRESTHTVVDGIYRTIYFTEDRSLKVRLAWADSSDYLFVYEGDNSPDFLHCKYYRGRIQFFAVNPNRVRVTYDCSFIPADDSPMEEFKKWFVGALSSRISWLETTFSEPKPGEEGHNPATGPPAFKKGAYSTGARGIVRGPLEDVWKAFRPFGRECMEYWKIYDSMEIEAPGNDVVGCIRLFKTSKTKRTIRERLEWRDDESHVEIYSLLSMVPPPPVEMSNVYTTVTMTAVDEKQTEVKFECTFDVSVSFAVSSIQSNQKGAYMACINGLQQLFHSEVGSLEVVVGSAADLARTDGWFDADPYVVVAVNDGKPVTTKVCRGTQNPIWDERFQLSVTSRTRNVIFTIVDRDTVGQDDIIGTANVNLDELTSGKEKKMVLDVQGGGTLNVRLYLKMHDKPKEPEGEKLITSLAIPFLAPVAQSELDTIRNEFINLITSFLGPGQKYELSYMTRLRTHPDVALEEMPAACVPMPTPEMFTPHKTGRIMQRLMEFIGSQAQIFVRLAQVKGIWDPWKANFSGYLPANERLIEEWQKDEEFCRQYLQGINPMVVALCKDQSKIPAEMLGLKGQGKTTLQLMEENRLFIVDYAPMLGVPATPGKFFYAPIVLMYREELAGGKSRLNMLGIQLTRDKGKNEVYSPESAKTHPNKYMFAKMHVQSADNNLHQFLYHLGYTHLGMEPIVVAMHTHLPPDHPIHRLLLPHFKDTVGINYLARHSLVSRIFPITDPMFATSTVGGLVMFLNEWRKYNFMDMAFPEELKRRGFDEARSDGLEDYFFRDDGFKLWNVYKTYVTGMVNHAYADDRAVQADKALQEFCKMTEGPGQLHGFPSNIPTKKLLIDCLTNIIFNSSAQHSAVNFPQYEYYSFVPNRPAQLSSPMPDGPNDMLQSAVLEALPPPQFTALQVLLSYMLSMPSQTAITGVEAMKEVYPDVHEKFNKELLDLSKEIKTRNEGLKGEGKVAYTYLDPENVAMSIDI